From a single Miscanthus floridulus cultivar M001 chromosome 8, ASM1932011v1, whole genome shotgun sequence genomic region:
- the LOC136477560 gene encoding uncharacterized protein, which produces MAEAPSKIESMRKWVIDHKLRAVGCLWLGGISSSIAYNWSRPNMKTSVKIIHARLHAQALTLAALMGSACVEYYDNKYGSSGPKVDKYTSQYLAHSHKD; this is translated from the exons ATGGCGGAGGCGCCGAGCAAGATCGAATCCATGAGGAAGTGGGTCATCGACCACAAGCTCCGAGCCGTAG GTTGCCTCTGGCTAGGTGGGATCAGCAGTTCGATCGCCTACAACTGGTCGCGGCCCAATATGAAGACTAGCGTCAAGATCATCCACGCAAG GTTGCATGCGCAGGCTCTAACCCTAGCTGCATTAATGGGTTCTGCATGCGTGGAGTACTATGACAATAAGTATGGTTCTTCTGGGCCAAAGGTGGACAAATACACAAGCCAATACCTGGCCCATTCGCATAAAGATTAA